In Aricia agestis chromosome 5, ilAriAges1.1, whole genome shotgun sequence, the genomic stretch ctatttttattttatattgttatattttcttttcacattggcgtcttacttttattgtcacattggcgtacatcatcaccaggcgataacaaacacgtctcaattattatgcttcaaataacgtcaagtgtttaatagcagcgttttaccctgaaataaaacgcttattaaatacttaccttattagaagcataactttttatttctgcggtgtaatttcgactcaatgatcatagtcgagcgggaattctccctctacctgctcgatgatggcgccaaggttgacagagctaccaacattcaggaaagaaaaggatgtaaaatctgcggaaacggaagtgcctatctcaattattatgcttcaaataacgtcaagtatttaataaaataataaacaatcaaaATGTATATGGGATTTGCTAATTGCTCTAACTAAGGTGatgaattaataatacatatttcatgATACGCTGTGTTAAATTGTCGCAAtagagtttgctgtgaaagtagcagcctgcaccgctgaaagagtaacatttttgatcgttgtatggaaaaactcacgacgcgcgggcgcttgcccatacaactcacaattttttttctctttcagcgctgctacttttgcaATGAagtctatacagtgtgtaacaaaaataagtgataatactttagggtgtgtacgtgttccttgtagagagttcactgtgaaagtggcagcgctgaaagaccaaaaaattttttcacttttgtatggggaaactcgtgacgctcgggcccttgcccatacaaaagtgaaaattttttttcgtctttcagagctgctactttcacagttaactctctacaaggaacacgtacacaccctaaagtattatcacttatttttgttacacactagggttgctgaggattcctcttccgcttcctcataatgaggaagttccgcaatattttgggttcctcaaccgttaccgcatcctcataaataaaaataaaaaaatcctcttccgctatcgcttcctcaaaattttagaggaatttatgaggaatttcactgcgcatgcgcgtcgcgtatccaatcatggcaacgcacacgccagagccagagaattcactcatcttttttttttgtgtgcgtgtgttgtgtatgttactgaactcctctttaattgctggaccgattttgatgattcttaattttgtgttttgagaatggtttagattcatagtttggtccactggaaaatgcccttttaatttgaggatacaccaggggcgagagaaaagaacagaaaatcttcgattcgttgttcgctgattccttctccaaaacttaaccgatttaagtaattttttcattaagaattaaagcaaggcttaagctgtgttcctatgttttatgtttttttttttttgtatattctagccagttttgttttctgggtgtttgaagtttgtttgaacacagaggaaaatctggccatttttttgggtttttggacggtaatcttttttaataataaaattatggaaaaaaaagaaaacatagggacatgctaatagtggccatagatattcaggaaaaaaatcataactctaccggcattatccagggaggaaacaggggacaatgtttgtatggaaaaacggcggtgtggactcctcttaatttttgtgtaatgtatgtacctagttatgtacagacagaataaaggcttttgggttgggtccgctagtatttataatttcctatcatcctcttcctcatccgcttcctcttccgcttcctcatccgcatcctcttcctcaaaaaatatcctcttcctcatccgcatcctctaaatatgcgcgtgaaaattcctcttcctcctcctcttcctcataatcacttcctcaacaaccctattacacactgtataaggaacacatagacaccctaaagtatttgagtcacttagttttgttacaccttgtataatatcGCTGTCGTGCAGCGTGCTCACAGTCGTGCGCGAGCGAATCAGATGAGTAGTGATAGCTCTGTTAACGAATTTCTACATGCTGCAGTTATggaccgggagatggtgacacaaaattcttagtcatttgtaccaggctggcggttcttcaggggtctaattacgtaaaggtaaaaaggaaaatgatggtcatagcgctcgcactggcgcGGGCGGTTCAACCGCGTGGGTGTTAATCGGACGCATCGGATAAATAACGATTTGTACCACCCTGGCCATCAATTCCtttttttgcctttacgtaattagacccctgaagaaccgccacactggtacaaatgactaagaattttgtgtcaccatctcccggtctattAGCTGATATTTCTCAGCAATAAGGATTGGCCAACCATGACTAATATTGTCTCTATAAAACATGtcaaaaacataattaaaaaactaaagAGTTTTTAAGTGGAAAAAAGTTCACTTACCTGACTTTGTCTCATAGCCACCACCAGCATCCTCTTGATTCTAGGCCCTGACTTGCCACGGCAATTGTGCCACCCACAATGGAACATCGCAGTCGGTAGAACGGCTGcctaatattaatatcatattcatattcatcataatattatcatgtttaagAAGACTAGTTATTATTGACTTTTAATTATCATTTTTACATGAATATAGCGCGAGTTATAAAGAAATGAGCTTATGAACGGCAGTGTGCATGGCTAAAGCCTGCACCTgattattatcttaaaatatcATTCATCTTTTTAACATTCCTTACAGTTGATTCCCCGGAACTTGCCAAAGGAGTGTAGCTTGGGatatttttttctggaattCTCATATTGTAAAGCTATCACCAATCACCATataagagcgggctgccaaattttgccgtaatttctaataagtattacgatcccggaagacgattgacttaaatgaaaataggatttatttaatcattgtatatttatctgatatttgcctaaaggaaaacacgattcacttattttgactcgatagttatatttttcgaaattataatTCTTTCTGGGCtcttcaacaaatatctgttacacttattgagttactatcattaaataacgtgcactactacaatcacacacttataatggctaaaggaaatattagtattgtatttaatttttaagtaatcatcaaaaacagttttgggactttcgtgctataatgcgggaaccggttgttacgcgatattgttcactattaacTGCAGCCTTAAGAACATTGCTCGggagcacgattcatggaatcattatatcacgattggaggataggtGTGTAGGCGGGCCTAGCGTGCTTTGAAATTTTTTACAGCAGCAGGCTCTTTGCGTCcgtgacaaacaaaattttttcacaaatattttcattccaCAACTCAATtcgtaatttttatgtgggttagcatgtcacgaatgcttaacagcttccaattttaatgttttgttacaAATAACATTTACCTCAACAGAAATGTCGCCAGCATTCCACATAATCAAGCCAGAGCCGATCAGAACTGCTAAAGCCGTTGACAAAATGGCGAGGGTGTTCATCAAAGTTCGCTCCGTGCTCTGAAAgataattataggtctaccagaatctgatggcaaattttgacagcagattttcaaaaaatatccttgatcgttggatacttaaatgttttatataaattgcatgtttcacacacagaataagcattcatccctccctattaccccggtattgctagtcaatttatttctcactttttgccatcagattctggtagacctataataagcTTATTCAGTGAAGATTATAATATGTGGACCTAGGCAGGGccggattattatttttaaccgacttcaaaaaagggaggttatcaattcgacgcgtgtgtatgtaatatttccagaactgcccaattttcgtacatattagtctatatcagcgtctgaacaaatgtgccaaatttcaaaagtgtatgtatgtacttacgtatgtttgtatgtttgtgttcgcatatctctggaactaccattccgatttcagtacttaattctttttttgttgtactaggtattgttcaacttagggaatagttgaagtttcatcaaaatcggttcagtagttttggagataaagagttttaattctcagttacgtacaattttgaagtcgatttatctttttaaattacAGCTATTTATGAGTagagtatattattttatccatactaaaatgcgaaagtgtgtctgtctgtctgtctgttacctcttctcgcccaaactgctcaaccgattttgctgaaatttggcatggagataccttgagtcccgggaaagaacataggatactttttgtcccggaattgggaaaaatgtacggttcctgcgcgataaacgagttttggcgcaacggagttgcgggcgtcatctagtatacatataaataaacagGCCACTTTTACTtcgccgcccctatgtacgaactctgccgccatcctaggacgatGTCATATAGGACGCCGCCGcggcccataggccatggcctatactggctatacataaatacAGAGCTGGACCCCAGGAAAATGACTATAACCTTGGatggattcgaacccgtgactcCCGGCTCACGCTGCCCTTGTCTACCACTAAGCCACATATAAAGTCGATTAACTCCTAAGTTCTACCAAAAAGCGCATTAACTTACCACCATTTGAAGCATCAGCAGACAGAGAACTGATACGTTCACTAGAATCTGGCCGCTGAAGATTACGTTACAAGTTACTTGATATTCATTTGTACATCTGAAACAAAAACCCTTACCTAATAGTGGTAAGTTGATAACTGACATCAAAGAAGATAGTACTGGTAAGAAAGTGAGTGTTACAGTAAAGTCTCGTGACTTTACTGAACTTTTTAGAAAAATCTCTTAACTAAAACCTAGTCCGTACCAGACATTAGGTTTTGTACGTAGTGTCACGCTCTCATGCCTTTTAGTGGGTAATTAGTACTGGATAACCTGAAGAAAGACGACTTCCTTCAGGTTTAACTAAGCATCTTacccagggctgtagctagagtcagatttgaggtagggtaGCATTAGTTATAGGTAGGGcagaagtaaaaaaattgtcataattgattgattttctagggttttgatatttttaaggtagggcattgccccccaatgccccctctagctacggccgtgaTCTTACCTCAAAGTTTGGTCATGTAATTTAAACCCTGTTCTTACAGCTTCCTCATAAATCTGCTCCCTTCGCTCCTGCTCCCAAACTTTTATTTCGTCGTCGTCTTGAAATATTTCATTgagactataaaaataactttgcaaATTCTTAAACTGCTGACCAACTATTATAGAAATGCAGGTCACCAAAGCGTAAACGGCGGCTGTTCTCAACACAAAGATCCACCAGACCAAGTAGAAGAAGATTCGTAGGATTTCAGCTCTTAGGCTCGTGTCCGTAACATCAGGCCAAGCAGTGACCACAGTTGTAAAGGTGCCCTCTGCAATCAATAGAGTTTACTTTACTAAAGCCCCCCTAGCATATTTGCCAAAGCTTACGAGACACAAGAATAGATATCGATCGATCTATaatctactagctgtcccggcaaatgttgttttgccatataaagtatttcgcccatttcatcaaaatatattaaatagtcataaaagtttattgtgcggaaaccgtaattttccggaacaaaaagtatcccttaatcctttcccgagactcaaagtacggtatctcaataccaaaatcaattgaatagtttacgcacaaatcataaaagtatagtGTGcagtaatcgtacatttttcgggacaaaatgtatcctatgttcgtcTTCAGGATTCAAAGTaggtatctctatgccaaatttcaccaaaatcggtccagccggttacgcgtgatgtcgtgagtgtcgtgaccacgcgaaaatggattcatttttatatattatatagatatcgACTATCCAGGCTAATAGGCTAATTTATCTACTATCCAGGCTGGAAAGAgatttaaaaaactattaagtaattttaattttggttCCTTTTACAGTTACCTGATCTTATAACTTGCTTTAACCCATCAAATCCATATGAGATCAAAGCGAATGCAAACGTGAAGTAGtacgaaaataaataaaacctaGTCTTCTTAATCGTCGTTTTCTGTATAGCGTCATCATTAAAATCTTTCTTTAATGTGACGCACAATTTGTACAGTAAATCAGCAATTCGTTTCTGATGATACACGATATTAAAGTAGTACCCTACGAGCAACACATGGGAGAAGCAAAATACCATCCTATCGGACGCCTGCTTTTCTGACAAGTTATCTTGGGTAACAAAAGTCATCCATTCGCTAAAAACGAAGAATAATGTTAGTATCGTATTTAATTTTTGCCAGAATTTGTAGAATCTAATTGCTAATATATCTTTTGGCCATAGGTATGGTAGaccacaaaaataaaagaatctgCAAATTTTTATCATATAAACGGAAAGTTCGTTTAATTCCGACATTGTATCGTCTCTCAATAGCTACAAAAGTTAACTAGGAGAGTGGAGAGCCAGTAACATTTctgaacataattataatttcaatCCTTTCTATATCTATTAAATTATGAATGTGTAAATTCCGTAGACTTAGAAAAACAGGGACGGATTTTGCACAATCATTCCGCAACATAATTTTTCATGGACAGCAAAACAAAAACAGTGTAAGTATGCAGTTGTATAActgtataagtacataatataatatgtaactgtGAATaccaatgatattatatgaaaaactcaaaggagAATACGCCTACATATATCCAAAATATTTTAGACTGTAAAATTCATTACTAggtaagatattattattattaatgctaaCAAAAATTGGCCCATATCATGTGTGTGCAATTTACCAccagaatacatattattagtacAACTGTACTAATGGTTTGTCACCACTGTTAGTTCATGGCAGTAATACTCATAGCAGTCTGTAGTGTACACAACTGCAGCTGTAGGTATATTgcaatcataattattttaaacaaaaaatttaaaccgacttccatagtaaactgcctctaaaaagtatgaaataataattcttactctatttaagtgccctttataggattggcctaagccttaactatatctttactcaatctttataattttgaagtcggtaccagctcctAAAATTTCTGCGATTCTTGACATAGCTATAACTTACgtcagctggtaccgacttcaaaattttattttattttatttatttatttccatgcTTATTTCTACCATTACAGGTTTACCCCAATGCGATagaaacatacaaataaaaaattgcaactaaacgatattcaaaatatgtgCCTAATTTAAACTAAACAgtaacttattttatataaagcaATCCTTGTGAGTTCACTCTGAGCACAGCAGAAAACGTCGGTTTCCGATGCAACTTCATTAATGCAGCGCAGTGCCCGCGTCAGCGGCGCCTTCTGAAGGAGGTTGGTGCGGGCACGGGGCTCTTCGAGCAGAGCAGGTCGTCTTCGCCGCCACACGTACTTGTCTGGCACGTTAAGGTTGACCCGTGCTAGTATATCCGGGTTGTACAGAAGACCCCTCATAATTCGGACCACAAATAAGACCAGCGCCAGTTCCCTCCTGACCCGCAGCTGTGTATATCCTACCATGCCGAGCACGAACAACGTCGGGTAAGACAGGGGATAGAAGGGATATACACCATACAGTCGTAGATACAGGAATCTAGCAAACTTGTTCTGTATTTGTTCCACCATCTTACAGTATTTAATCTCGTGAGGCGACCATACCACAGAACAAGTTTCCAGGTGACTTCTCACTAGAGCATTATATAGTACCATTATtgcataaacatttttaaaaccaCGCGCCGTACGCAATATAAAGCCCAAATTCCTGTAGGCCTTTGTACATACATCACTAATATGGTCCTTAAAATTTAACGCCGCGGTCAGTTTTACACCCAGGTCTTTTACGTCTGACACCCTGTTTATATCCTCCTGGCCGATCcggtaattatacacaacaggAAATGTCGCCCTTGTAAAAGATATAGCTACacactttttaatattaaattccaAGTGATTTTGCTTGCTCCAACTTAGCACTCTGTCTATATCTGCTTGGAGTCTAATGCAGTCTAAAATACTCCTAATcaataaatacaatttaaaatcatCTGCATATAATAAATGTTTCGCTATCCTAACGACATCTTTTAAATCGTTTATCATAATGATAAACTGAAGAGGGCCCAAATTACTGCCTTGGCTTACTCCCGACCAAGTATAGTAGCAATCAGACTTATAACCACCGTACTCCACAAATTGTCGTCTATCTTTTAAATAGCTAGCGAAAAGTTTAAGAAGGTGCTCTGAAAAACCGAATCTTGCAAGTTTAGTTAATAGTATATCATTATCGACTAAATCGAAGGCTtttttataatcaaaatatactGCATCGATTTGGGCCCCACTATCTAACGCTGGTATTAAATCCGACATGTAGGACATaaggttaaaataaataaaaataaaaataaaataaaaattgttttatttctgaataaatttgaatcaaatattttcagaatgttgaactacatgttgcctaccaccggttcgggaactaacccggcgagaagaaccggcgtaagaaactcgcacggggccactttttagtaaaaaagtggaaaatttgtcttttaaaaaaataaaatttacaatgtaaataacttaatctatacaatatgaatacacaattgtaagtcacatataataaatgtagaaggagccttgcaagcagccatcctactcccaagatgtgctatcgtttaggaaatctttgaccgtatagtaggctttggcacacaaacgttctttaattacttttttaaatttattaattgatagattttgaacgttttccgggattttattgtaaaggcgtatacattgacctttaaaagatttacttattttgctaagtctgatcactggtatttccagcttgtgcctatttctagtgtttctaccgtgactatcacttttagttttaaatttagttaaattctttctaacatacaatacattatccaaaatgtattgagaagcaacagttagaataccaatttctttaaacttttctctcagagattcaaaagctgacattttataaattgagcgagTTAGTAGTGGTACTTCTGGTAGGCCGAAATCCATGCTGCGCGTCCGACAGTCGAGACTGAACCTGTGAAAAAATTCGAGTATGCAATATCGACTCGAATATCTTAGCCGGAGACGACAGAACTGCCACTGGTCTAAAATTTGTTATCTCCGATCCTGTAGAAGATTTAGGGACTGGAACTACCCTAGTAATTTTCCATCTCTCTGGGAAGATGGCAGTGCTTAAACACTGATTATATATGTGTAGTAGTGGCTTTTCAAACACAGATCGACAGTCTCTAAATATGTACGGCGGAATCCCGTCTGGGCCCGCATTCTTCTTTGGTTTTAATTCTTTAAGCGCCTTACGTACATCGTCTAAGCCCAACTGATTTATGCAGACCATATCAGTACCATCATCCCCCGCCTCCTTCATAGCTTTAAGTACATCTAACTCAGGGCGTCGAGAGCTGTAAACAGAATGAAAATATTCTGCGAACTCATTTGCACAGTCTTTTTCGCAAAGCTTTGCTTTTTGCCCTTGACATACTTCCAGAAAGATTTCGGATCACCTATCAACCTATTTTCTATCCTATATTTATAATTAGCAAGAGAAACGTGCAACATTCTCTTCAAAGTAGCCCTACTCGCAGAGAACTCATCATAGTCCGACTGTAGTcttctaattttatattttttatgtaaaatatatttaaattttattaaacgaATAATTTCGGCCGTGTACCATGACTCGgggtaattataattaaactttttacaaCACACGGACTTCTTTGGCACACACCGTTCTAATATAtggttaattttattataaaagaaatCTAAACTGTTATcaatacttaaattatatataggAGTCCaatttatttcagctatttcaGCTTTACCAAATTATAAAGATTGAGTAAAGATATAGTTAAGGCTTAGGGCAATCCTATAAAGGGCACTTaaatagagtaagaattattatttcatactttttagaggcagtttactatggaagtcggtttaaattttttgtttaaaaataattatttttctctttttagcTATCTCCATTAAGCATATTATTACGTAGTCTCTTGtggattatattttatataactagctgttgcccgcgacttcgtccgcgtaagcatagtagatcacaccccaagtattatttattgtacaaaaatattcaatatacagaattgactttgctacgattttattatatatagatgtttcgcgcggcttcgcttgcgtaatttaggaattttgcagcaaaaaaagcctatttttttgctgcaaaatgtgtcatttcacgtggtctattcttcacgtttgccaaataacataaaaattgctccagtagttcttaagaatcttcgataataagcaatttcatataatttccctccgttttttccacattttccactatttcttcgctcctattagtcttagcgtgataaaatattccttatagtcttcctcaataaatgggctatctaacactgaaagaatttttcaaatcggaccagtagttcctgagattagcgcgttcaaataagccctttcaaataatttccccccgttttttccccatttttctctatttcttcgctcctattattcttagcgtgataaaatattgcctatagccttcctcgatcaatgggctatctaacactgaaagaattttttaaatcggaccagtagttcctgagattagcgcgttcaaataagccctttcaaataatttccccccgttttttccacactttcctctatttcttcgttattagtcttagcgtgataaaatatagcctataaccttcctcaacaaatgggctatctaacactgaaagatttttttaaatcggaccagtagttcctgagataagcgcgttcaaataagccctttcatataatttccctcgttttttccacattttccactattttttcgctcctattagtcttagcatgataaaatatagcctatagccttcctcgataaatgggctatctaacactgaaagaatttttcaaatcggaccagtagttcctgagattagcgcgttcaaacaaacaaacaaactaacaaactctgcagaattataatattagtatagactagctgtcccggcaaatgttattttgccataaaatgattttccctgttctCCTGCTTttgtcttgaagttttttctgatttttttttctatagacctcacggagcccaagacgtttccaacgaatgcaaaaccgtggaaatcggttcgtgcgttctggagttatagcgtcgggaaggaaaacccgacttatttttatacagtgtgtaacaaaaataagtgataatactttagggtgtgtacgtgttccttgtagagagttcactgtgaaagtagcagctctgaaagacgaaaattttttttcacttttgtatgggcaaggacccgagcgtcacgagtttccccatacaaaagtgaaaaaaaaaattggtctttcagcgctgctacttttacagtgaactctctacaaggaacacgtacacacccttaagtattatcacttgtttttgttacaccctgtatattattagactagctgttgcccgcaacttcgtccgcgttaggtAACAGTATGGTACAATAACGGAGATGGATAAATATCTTCTTTATAGTCCCCTTATGTAATAAGCAACATTTCCAGAAGGTGGGGGTGGGgggttgggggggggggggggcgggcGCAGCGCAGG encodes the following:
- the LOC121727067 gene encoding uncharacterized protein LOC121727067; translation: MVEQIQNKFARFLYLRLYGVYPFYPLSYPTLFVLGMVGYTQLRVRRELALVLFVVRIMRGLLYNPDILARVNLNVPDKYVWRRRRPALLEEPRARTNLLQKAPLTRALRCINEVASETDVFCCAQIAEGTFTTVVTAWPDVTDTSLRAEILRIFFYLVWWIFVLRTAAVYALVTCISIIVGQQFKNLQSYFYSLNEIFQDDDEIKVWEQERREQIYEEAVRTGFKLHDQTLRCTNEYQVTCNVIFSGQILVNVSVLCLLMLQMVSTERTLMNTLAILSTALAVLIGSGLIMWNAGDISVEAAVLPTAMFHCGWHNCRGKSGPRIKRMLVVAMRQSQRPVIISSFGVLEISYQSYLSIVKSSYSVFSLLY